One part of the Solanum dulcamara chromosome 8, daSolDulc1.2, whole genome shotgun sequence genome encodes these proteins:
- the LOC129900548 gene encoding uncharacterized protein LOC129900548, with protein sequence MGNSLRCCLACVLPCGALDLIRIVHLNGHVEEITSPIIAYEVLKNYPNHVLSKPCSQGTMARRILILSPESELKRGSIYFLIPASSVPDKKKSGTITSTIKKSPKITTTSTTTTKISKCHVSIHDDRDHRDMNEPKLKKLSSHRRSKSGKVVVWRPHLTSISED encoded by the coding sequence ATGGGAAATAGTCTAAGGTGTTGTTTGGCTTGTGTTCTTCCTTGTGGTGCACTTGATTTAATTCGTATTGTACATTTAAATGGTCATGTTGAAGAAATTACAAGTCCAATCATAGCCTATGAAGTTCTCAAAAATTACCCTAATCATGTCTTGAGTAAACCATGCTCTCAAGGTACAATGGCTCGCCGGATTCTGATCTTATCGCCGGAATCCGAGCTCAAAAGGGGTAGCATATACTTCTTGATTCCGGCGTCTTCTGTGCCGGATAAGAAAAAATCCGGCACAATAACGTCCACAATCAAGAAATCACCAAAAATTACTACTACTAGTACCACTACTACAAAAATAAGCAAATGCCACGTCAGCATCCACGATGATCGCGATCACCGCGATATGAATGagccaaaattgaagaagttatCGTCTCATCGGAGGAGTAAGAGCGGTAAGGTTGTCGTATGGAGACCTCATCTCACCAGCATATCTGAGgactaa
- the LOC129898903 gene encoding cation/H(+) antiporter 15-like, which translates to MESQTFYVDEAENDDGDGGGVILGPSVIGNNGELSSKVFPTKGRSVLDTVSVFGFMLFIFQIGVKIDLSIVLKSSRKALAVGILGFFVPFGLASFTAFLLEKFLSLDQELITLLSRIVILQSMRAYLGIACFLDELKILNSEMGRLASSSSIICDICHWTILSLKYALELAKAKSVRVTLGSMVSVGLYILVIAFGICPAILWAIRQTSEGKPMKNVYVYIVLVLLLWCSFTGEVIGLSSIVACFLFGWMIPDGPPLGAAIVERLDCFVSVLLVPLFFTICGLQMNIFSIVRLKNLGVLQLVVLVAFIGKIMGTILPLLFWRVPLRDAFSLALIMNSKGIMELAFLNDFKKNKDMSCITSYDPSSRYIAYKRRTIMHSRENDEFHILSCIHSQENVRGVINLLQVSNPTKEICISLLVLHLTKLTGHASSVLISHQKLDKPSMNPTQSERMSGHPSVKMTLIHFTRSGNASENIVGGSERSKVLDSQILSEFNLRNTFLFKKQR; encoded by the exons ATGGAGTCACAGACCTTTTATGTAGATGAGGCTGAAAACGATGATGGTGATGGT GGTGGTGTGATACTCGGTCCATCGGTCATTGGGAATAATGGAGAACTTTCATCAAAAGTTTTTCCTACTAAAGGCAGATCAGTACTGGATACAGTATCGGTTTTCGGTTTCATGCTTTTCATTTTTCAGATTGGAGTTAAGATAGATCTCAGTATAGTTTTAAAATCTAGTAGAAAAGCTTTAGCTGTAGGAATTTTGGGCTTCTTTGTTCCTTTTGGACTAGCCAGTTTCACGGCGTTTCTTCTTGAAAAGTTTCTATCTTTGGATCAAGAACTCATAACTCTGCTTTCAAGGATAGTAATTCTTCAATCTATGAGAGCTTACCTTGGCATTGCTTGTTTTCTTGATGAGCTAAAGATTCTTAACTCAGAGATGGGACGATTAGCTTCTTCATCTTCGATTATATGTGATATTTGTCACTGGACTATTTTAAGTCTGAAGTATGCTTTAGAGTTGGCTAAGGCAAAATCAGTGAGAGTAACTCTGGGGTCAATGGTTTCTGTTGGTCTTTATATCCTTGTTATCGCATTTGGAATCTGTCCAGCAATTTTGTGGGCAATCAGACAAACTTCAGAAGGGAAGCCTATGAAAAATGTTTATGTTTATATTGTCCTTGTTCTACTATTATGGTGTAGTTTCACTGGTGAAGTGATTGGCCTTAGTTCTATTGTTGCCTGTTTTCTTTTCGGATGGATGATACCAGATGGACCGCCATTAGGTGCTGCAATAGTTGAAAGACTCGATTGCTTTGTGTCTGTGTTGCTTGTGCCTCTGTTTTTCACTATTTGTGGATTGCAAATGAACATTTTCTCGATAGTGAGGTTGAAAAATTTAGGAGTGCTTCAGTTGGTTGTGTTAGTTGCTTTTATTGGAAAGATCATGGGAACAATATTGCCCCTTCTTTTCTGGAGAGTACCACTACGCGACGCCTTCTCTCTTGCTTTGATCATGAACTCCAAAGGCATTATGGAACTTGCTTTCTTGAATGACTTCAAAAAGAACAAA GACAT GAGTTGTATCACCTCATATGATCCTTCAAGTAGGTACATTGCCTACAAGAGGAGGACAATAATGCATAGCAGAGAAAACGATGAATTTCATATACTTTCTTGTATACACAGCCAAGAAAATGTTCGTGGAGTCATCAACTTACTTCAAGTCTCGAATCCTACAAAAGAGATTTGCATTAGTTTATTAGTCCTCCATCTTACTAAGCTAACGGGTCATGCCTCCTCAGTGCTCATATCACATCAAAAGCTTGACAAACCATCGATGAATCCAACACAATCGGAACGAATGTCTGGACATCCTAGTGTAAAAATGACACTCATACATTTCACGAGATCAGGTAATGCATCCGAAAATATTGTTGGTGGCTCGGAGAGAAGTAAGGTTCTTGATTCACAAATATTGAGTGAATTCAATCTTCGGAACACGTTTCTTTTCAAGAAGCAGAGGTGA